A genomic window from Populus alba chromosome 19, ASM523922v2, whole genome shotgun sequence includes:
- the LOC140955165 gene encoding probable LRR receptor-like serine/threonine-protein kinase At1g53430, with the protein MELVDPRLGSEFNKKEAARMIKVALLCTNQSPALRPTMSAVVRMLEGKGDVQELVVVDPSTFGDSLRFKSFQGNSQSFQGNSDQSSVLSIDETQSLVRSSDRTLWDGPSSSSAQDLYRDH; encoded by the coding sequence ATGGAGCTTGTTGATCCAAGATTAGGGTCTgaattcaacaagaaagaagcaGCTAGGATGATTAAAGTAGCACTGCTATGCACAAACCAATCTCCCGCACTTAGACCTACAATGTCTGCCGTAGTAAGAATGCTTGAAGGAAAGGGTGATGTTCAGGAATTAGTCGTCGTGGATCCAAGTACGTTTGGCGATTCATTGAGGTTTAAGAGTTTCCAAGGCAACTCTCAGAGTTTCCAAGGCAACTCTGATCAATCTTCAGTCCTGAGTATCGACGAAACTCAGTCCCTCGTGCGTTCATCAGATAGAACACTATGGGATGgtccttcatcttcatcagcCCAGGATCTGTATCGTGATCATTAA